Proteins encoded in a region of the Sphingopyxis sp. OAS728 genome:
- a CDS encoding phospholipase D-like domain-containing protein: MGTELKPIVVEGRNCWRIERADKARMIVDAADYFALLERLMADAKQRILLIGWDFDPRIALKPDKDGKGEPLGDYLLRLAHEKPDRDIDILRWNFGGLKQFAMPRILSMVARWKLTRSISFRLDSAHPVGCSHHQKVAVFDDHLAVCGGIDVGARRWDTRDHKDGDPHRTAPDGKAYMPWHDSTMILAGPVGNALADLGNERWQRATKKPLRDLKGEGENWPDDLEPDFEGVDVAISRTRAEYDGHEEIREIEQLYLDMIAAAKRFIYFENQYFTCGKIAAAIAERLNEDDPPEFVMVMPQTADGWLEQMAMDAARVKLVREIAKAKHGDRLKVYYPRTKGGEAIYVHAKTAIVDDRMIRVGSANMNNRSMGLDSECDVTIDTALPANKGVEPTIARLRTSLIAEHLDVSEEEVAASFERTGSLIDTIEALRGKGRSLELLDLVPPGPMDEFIAENEVLDPTSPDEMFESLTERGLRKSWHRGRNWMKRHRPFGHVKR; the protein is encoded by the coding sequence ATGGGGACCGAACTGAAACCTATAGTCGTCGAGGGCCGCAATTGCTGGCGGATCGAACGCGCCGACAAGGCGCGCATGATCGTCGATGCGGCCGATTATTTTGCGCTGCTCGAACGGCTGATGGCCGACGCGAAACAGCGCATCCTGCTCATCGGCTGGGACTTCGATCCGCGCATCGCATTGAAGCCTGACAAGGACGGCAAGGGCGAACCGCTCGGCGACTATCTGCTGCGTCTCGCGCATGAAAAGCCCGATCGTGACATCGATATCTTGCGCTGGAATTTCGGCGGGCTGAAACAATTTGCGATGCCGCGCATCCTGTCGATGGTCGCGCGTTGGAAACTGACGCGCTCGATCAGCTTCCGCCTCGACAGCGCGCATCCGGTCGGATGCAGCCATCATCAGAAGGTCGCGGTGTTCGACGACCATCTCGCGGTCTGCGGGGGAATCGACGTCGGCGCGCGCCGCTGGGATACGCGCGATCACAAGGACGGCGACCCGCACCGCACCGCACCCGACGGCAAGGCCTATATGCCGTGGCACGACAGCACGATGATCCTTGCCGGCCCCGTCGGCAACGCGCTCGCCGACCTCGGCAACGAGCGCTGGCAGCGCGCGACCAAAAAGCCGCTGCGCGACCTGAAAGGCGAGGGCGAAAATTGGCCCGATGATCTCGAACCCGATTTCGAGGGCGTCGATGTCGCCATCTCGCGCACCCGCGCCGAATATGACGGCCATGAGGAAATCCGCGAGATCGAGCAGCTCTATCTCGACATGATCGCCGCGGCGAAACGCTTCATCTATTTCGAGAATCAATATTTCACCTGCGGCAAGATCGCCGCCGCGATCGCAGAGCGGCTGAACGAGGACGATCCGCCCGAGTTCGTGATGGTGATGCCTCAAACTGCCGACGGCTGGCTCGAACAGATGGCGATGGACGCGGCGCGCGTGAAGCTGGTGCGCGAAATCGCCAAGGCCAAGCATGGCGACCGGCTGAAGGTCTATTATCCGCGCACAAAAGGCGGCGAGGCGATATATGTCCACGCGAAGACCGCAATCGTCGACGACCGGATGATCCGCGTCGGATCGGCCAATATGAACAATCGGTCGATGGGTCTCGACAGCGAATGCGATGTCACCATCGACACGGCGCTTCCTGCGAACAAGGGTGTGGAACCGACCATCGCGCGCCTGCGCACGTCGCTCATCGCCGAACATCTCGACGTGTCGGAGGAGGAGGTTGCGGCAAGCTTCGAACGCACCGGATCGCTGATCGACACGATCGAGGCGCTGCGCGGCAAGGGGCGCTCGCTCGAACTGCTCGACCTCGTGCCGCCGGGGCCGATGGACGAATTCATCGCGGAGAATGAGGTGCTGGACCCGACCAGCCCCGATGAAATGTTCGAAAGCCTGACCGAGCGCGGCTTAAGGAAAAGCTGGCATCGCGGCCGCAACTGGATGAAACGCCACAGGCCTTTCGGGCACGTGAAGCGCTAG